In Heptranchias perlo isolate sHepPer1 chromosome 21, sHepPer1.hap1, whole genome shotgun sequence, the following proteins share a genomic window:
- the LOC137340062 gene encoding zinc finger protein Pegasus-like isoform X2: MHHASVEVSLDDGSGLMGDGLVRTYDGKLKCRYCDYASKGTARLTEHIRMHTGEKPHRCHLCPFASAYERHLEAHMRSHTGEKPYKCELCSFCCSDRSNLSHHRRRRHKLHPLKGARTSLTNKKMLGVLQKKTSNSLSYGTRLLINLSPPSMVVQKPDYLNDFSHDISANSFEGLQKIQSDGISRDTQDVMVDNPLNQLSTLAGQLSSLPPENQAPASPEVVICRDEKPYVIPQSAAPVASTVASSVAQSSSPISPDACPTHNQRNFSPVAGPSSEHSAHTSTPSMTNSQPSTPAPALQVQDPQLLHHCQHCDMYFADNILYTIHMGCHGYKNPFQCNICGCKCRNKYDFACHFARGQHK; the protein is encoded by the exons ATGCATCATGCTTCAGTTGAAGTTTCACTGGATGATGGCTCAGGTCTTATGGGTGATGGGCTGGTAAGAACATACGATGGAAAGCTGAAGTGCCGATACTGCGACTATGCTAGCAAAGGGACTGCACGGCTGACGGAGCACATTAGAATGCACACAG GTGAGAAGCCCCACAGATGTCACCTATGCCCGTTTGCTTCAGCGTATGAGCGGCACCTCGAAGCACATATGCGCTCACACACAGGTGAAAAACCATACAAATGTGAGCTTTGCTCCTTCTGCTGCAGTGATCGAAGTAACTTGTCCCATCACCGTAGACGTAGGCACAAACTTCATCCCTTGAAAGGAGCTAGGACCTCCCTGACCAATAAGAAAATGTTGGGAGTTTTACAGAAAAAAACTAGCAACTCCCTGAGTTATGGGACAAGACTTCTGATTAATCTAAGTCCTCCTTCCATGGTGGTACAGAAGCCAGATTACCTCAATGACTTTTCTCATGATATATCAGCTAACTCCTTTGAGGGTTTGCAAAAAATACAGTCTGATGGGATCTCGAGGGACACGCAAGATGTTATGGTGGATAATCCATTAAACCAGCTTTCTACCTTAGCAGGCCAATTGTCCAGCCTTCCACCTGAAAACCAGGCTCCAGCATCTCCTGAGGTGGTAATCTGCAGGGATGAAAAACCATATGTGATCCCACAGTCTGCAGCACCAGTCGCTTCCACGGTAGCTTCCAGTGTGGCCCAAAGCTCATCCCCTATCAGTCCAGACGCATGTCCCACGCACAACCAGCGGAACTTCAGTCCTGTGGCAGGCCCCAGTAGTGAGCACAGTGCTCACACAAGTACACCCAGCATGACGAACAGCCAGCCTAGCACACCTGCTCCTGCACTTCAGGTCCAGGATCCCCAGCTTCTGCATCATTGCCAACACTGTGACATGTATTTTGCAGACAATATCCTTTATACTATTCACATGGGGTGTCATGGTTATAAGAACCCATTCCAATGTAACATATGTGGATGCAAATGTAGAAACAAATATGACTTTGCTTGTCATTTTGCTCGGGGTCAACACAAGTAG